One stretch of Pomacea canaliculata isolate SZHN2017 linkage group LG11, ASM307304v1, whole genome shotgun sequence DNA includes these proteins:
- the LOC112575958 gene encoding uncharacterized protein LOC112575958, producing the protein MFKTGSVMLGNVLALLLVATCSVVPAIASRVERQAPNLSCQGNGVFPHPTDCSKFLNCWDGQPTVQDCGPGQGFVPESRVCGYVPNCQARGGGSSMADQACGQVRGRAGEAVLAPHPQYCNVHFICDNGHGNQPCVVCALGTVFSAANLTCVTPEGFGPAYLNSLSVSRPEDLINSIEQIVRTSRECSSNQYVQFRDVTTFRLNDPTCGTPLSQQTPGPNRITTTRPGW; encoded by the exons ATGTTCAAGACAG GCAGCGTGATGTTGGGTAACGTCCTCGCCCTGCTTCTTGTGGCCACGTGCAGTGTGGTACCCGCGATAGCCAGCAGGGTGGAACGACAAGCACCGAACC TGTCGTGTCAGGGTAACGGAGTGTTCCCTCACCCCACTGACTGCTCCAAGTTCCTCAACTGCTGGGATGGACAGCCAACGGTGCAGGACTGCGGACCAGGCCAGGGCTTCGTTCCAGAGAGTCGTGTGTGTGGCTACGTCCCCAACTGCCAGGCCAGAG GCGGAGGATCCAGTATGGCTGACCAGGCCTGCGGTCAGGTGCGGGGTCGAGCTGGCGAGGCGGTGCTGGCGCCGCACCCCCAGTACTGCAACGTCCACTTCATCTGCGACAATGGCCATGGCAACCAGCCCTGCGTCGTGTGTGCCCTCGGCACTGTCTTCTCAGCTGCCAACTTGAC GTGCGTGACCCCAGAAGGCTTTGGGCCGGCCTACCTCAACTCGCTGAGTGTCTCGCGCCCTGAGGACCTCATCAACTCCATCGAGCAGATCGTGCGCACGTCCCGCGAGTGCTCATCCAACCAGTACGTGCAATTCCGTGACGTCACCACCTTCCGCCTCAACGACCCCACGTGCGGGACTCCTCTGTCCCAGCAGACCCCGGGGCCAAACCGCATCACCACCACGAGGCCCGGCTGGTGA
- the LOC112575959 gene encoding uncharacterized protein LOC112575959 encodes MDFKTNGIVIASLLVSMVASSSVHRLKRETVGPNPLCQGRSGDFSVADDCSKFVNCWEGYGKVLDCTAGLVFEERIKACNWPSAENTKNCAYKIARDEDPAIERKLEQIYQICSQLPVLANATLVAHPDFCNAYVVCGNGVATTPCEVCSVGTYFPDTADRCVRYEGELECTGKRAVQFNDLTGVRARDANCNPVGSRQPLPRPTPEY; translated from the exons ATGG ATTTCAAGACAAACGGAATTGTGATTGCCTCCCTACTGGTGTCCATGGTGGCTAGCTCATCAGTCCACCGTTTGAAGCGTGAGACAGTGGGACCAA ACCCACTATGCCAAGGTCGGTCGGGGGACTTCAGTGTGGCAGATGACTGCTCCAAGTTTGTAAACTGCTGGGAAGGCTATGGCAAGGTCCTGGACTGCACGGCCGGCCTGGTCTTCGAAGAACGGATAAAAGCCTGCAACTGGCCATCAGCCGAAAACACCAAGAACTGCGCCTACAAAATAGCCAGAG ACGAGGACCCCGCTATTGAGCGGAAGTTAGAGCAGATATATCAGATCTGTAGCCAGCTGCCGGTGCTCGCCAACGCTACTCTCGTCGCCCACCCGGACTTCTGCAACGCTTACGTCGTCTGCGGAAACGGGGTGGCAACCACCCCATGCGAGGTGTGCAGTGTGGGTACCTACTTCCCCGACACTGCTGATCG ATGCGTGAGGTACGAGGGCGAGCTGGAGTGCACCGGTAAACGTGCAGTGCAGTTCAACGACCTGACAGGCGTGAGAGCCCGTGATGCAAACTGCAATCCTGTTGGCTCGCGACAGCCCCTGCCAAGACCCACACCCGAATATTGA
- the LOC112575953 gene encoding mucin-5AC-like, with the protein MTCLGLLLSLVCLCLQAGHGHSLLLKNMKRHRRAAECVIVLPSQQGTVLFPDPRVPSNNCDYSVNLNGGRANVTLHLTQLDRPACSQGDLLDNLLGFERCGSGYTWQFKNVMYVNFSFRDLSQGPLAMSYSVVSGTTDTTTSGNYPTLTTTPNSVSSSDFPVTDTTPSSLPAASPDSGNSVSYSPTFVSPSSTYGLSTFTFPPSTTENPSTFTFPLSTTENPSTFTFPLSTTENPSTFTFPLSTTDNPSTFTFPTFSSDNPSTFTFPPSTTENPSTFTFPLSTTDNPSTFTFPTFSSDSPSTFTFPPSTTENPSTFTFPLSTTDNPSTFTFPTFSTDNPSTFTFPPSTTENPSTFTFPPSTTENPSPFTLPPLTTDNPSTFTFPLSTTDNPSTFTSPPLTTDNPSTFTFPIFSTNSLSTSTSKSFATSSDYSTSSGISLPDSSFTFPPVTTTPEQQTTEEYLTTTTLITTPKILTTSTLTSTTAPTTSTTPTAVPVTTPTTHTTTVPSTTITTPTVFTTTKPSTTVTTTKLLTTLTTTLPTTTTTRAATTTTSRPTTTTSRVIITTTTQKPKSWWDDFVGSVKHFFG; encoded by the exons ATGACGTGTCTAGGGCTGTTGTTGtcgcttgtgtgtctgtgtctacaGGCCGGCCATGGACACTCTCTGCTGCTGAAGAACATGAAGAGACACCGAAGAGCGGCAG AGTGCGTCATTGTCCTGCCATCGCAGCAAGGGACTGTACTCTTTCCTGACCCGAGGGTACCCAGTAACAACTGTGACTACAGCGTGAATCTCAATGGCGGACGTGCGAACGTGACCCTTCACCTCACCCAGCTGGACCGACCGGCCTGCAGTCAGGGCGACTTACTGGACAATCTGTTGGGCTTTGAACGCTGTGGCTCTGGCTACACCTGGCAAT TCAAGAACGTGATGTACGTTAACTTCTCCTTCCGGGACCTCAGCCAAGGCCCTTTGGCCATGTCCTACTCCGTTGTTTCTGGTACCACTG atactACAACGTCGGGCAACTATCCTACATTAACAACCACACCAAACTCTGTCTCTTCATCAGACTTTCCTGTCACCGACACCACTCCCTCTTCATTACCAGCAGCCTCCCCCGACTCTGGGAACTCCGTGTCCTACTCTCCAACTTTTGTCTCCCCATCCAGCACCTATGGTCTATCAACCTTTACTTTCCCTCCATCAACCACTGAAAACCCATCAACCTTTACTTTCCCTCTATCAACCACTGAAAACCCATCAACCTTTACTTTCCCTCTATCAACCACTGAAAACCCATCAACCTTTACTTTCCCTCTATCAACCACTGACAACCCGTCAACATTTACTTTCCCTACATTCAGCTCGGACAACCCATCAACCTTTACTTTCCCTCCATCAACCACTGAAAACCCATCAACCTTTACTTTCCCTCTATCAACCACTGACAACCCGTCAACATTTACTTTCCCTACATTCAGCTCGGACAGCCCATCAACCTTTACTTTCCCTCCATCAACCACTGAAAACCCATCAACCTTTACTTTCCCTCTATCAACCACTGACAACCCGTCAACATTTACTTTCCCTACATTCAGCACGGACAACCCATCAACCTTTACTTTCCCTCCATCAACCACTGAAAACCCATCAACCTTTACTTTCCCTCCATCAACCACTGAAAACCCATCCCCTTTCACTTTGCCTCCATTAACCACTGACAACCCATCAACCTTTACTTTCCCTCTATCAACCACTGACAACCCATCAACGTTTACTTCGCCTCCATTAACCACTGACAACCCATCAACCTTTACTTTTCCTATATTTAGCACTAACAGCCTCTCAACCTCTACTTCTAAATCCTTCGCAACATCCTCAGACTACTCAACATCCTCTGGAATATCtttacctgattcctctttcACGTTCCCTCCCGTCACCACTACACCTGAACAACAAACCACTGAGGAATATTTAACCACAACGACCCTCATAACAACACCAAAGATCTTGACTACATCAACGTTAACCAGCACGACAGCACCAACGACTTCTACAACGCCCACTGCAGTCCCTGTAACAACACCAACGACCCATACAACAACAGTGCCATCCACTACAATAACGACACCAACAGTCTTCACAACTACTAAACCAAGCACCACAGTAACAACTACAAAGCTTTTAACAACTTTGACAACTACGCTGCCAACGACTACTACGACgagagcagcaacaacaacaacaagcagacCAACCACTACAACTTCCAGGGTAataatcaccaccaccacccaaaagCCCAAGTCAT